In Candidatus Hydrogenedentota bacterium, the following proteins share a genomic window:
- a CDS encoding cupin domain-containing protein — MDDNRPYIKVNVEEQDRERSICGFRQRILKKEDGAPASVTRLRTDHAQPHWHRHTDEYYYILNGEGVIIIDGEEVPVRAGDCVWIRPGHVHQSVGDLESLIIGVPPFDYDDVIMEPPEKG, encoded by the coding sequence GTGGACGACAACAGGCCCTACATCAAGGTGAATGTGGAGGAGCAGGACCGGGAGCGAAGCATTTGCGGGTTCCGCCAGCGCATCCTGAAAAAGGAGGACGGCGCCCCCGCAAGCGTCACACGCCTCCGCACGGACCACGCCCAGCCGCACTGGCACCGCCACACGGACGAGTATTACTACATCCTGAACGGCGAGGGCGTGATCATCATTGACGGCGAGGAGGTCCCCGTGCGGGCGGGGGACTGTGTGTGGATCCGTCCCGGACATGTCCACCAGTCCGTGGGCGACCTCGAGTCGCTTATTATCGGCGTGCCGCCGTTTGACTATGACGACGTGATTATGGAGCCGCCGGAGAAGGGGTAG
- the lepB gene encoding signal peptidase I: MKKQSPPKTGGNAPEDRKQRVVIPQWMTYAGLAAVAGGLYLMQKGSLLTPGTADWIWYLGAVLTVTGAVCWLTAGMNRAQLFEWTRGGLIALTLALAFRWAVAEPYRIPSGSMETTLHGDPGFGKGDRVWVNKWIYGIRVPFMNKRLYYGKAPERWDIVVFKTVEEDAVHKTLVKRIVGMPGERIQIRGGRVYANGEPLELPPGMPPDTFYTTPFEGAYGVKPADEYSLVPEGHYLLLGDNSAHSRDGRWFGWMPNEHLVGRVACIWWPPPRWRDFTGFSQTLWWRCSAGLIVLLLGLRLFIGRTCPLPAEKGARGASALVAFLSYGFRLPLTRFWLARWGRPVRGDLVLALVHTESGHEAAFVGRIAGMPGEKVSFQEGRLLVNGQPAALPDGVTGTACTSSHPEAVYGRSRGAEYSQVPDGHYFILSPEPDTGDEAPADSRVFGWVPENGVLGRVLWRWWPLGRLGRI; this comes from the coding sequence ATGAAAAAGCAGTCCCCCCCGAAGACCGGCGGCAATGCCCCCGAAGACAGGAAGCAGCGCGTGGTGATACCGCAGTGGATGACCTATGCCGGACTGGCCGCCGTGGCCGGCGGACTCTATCTCATGCAGAAGGGCAGCCTGCTGACACCGGGCACGGCGGACTGGATTTGGTACCTGGGCGCGGTGCTCACGGTCACCGGCGCGGTGTGCTGGCTCACGGCGGGCATGAACCGGGCCCAGCTCTTCGAGTGGACCCGGGGCGGCCTCATCGCGCTCACCCTGGCGCTGGCCTTCCGCTGGGCCGTGGCCGAACCCTACCGCATCCCCTCGGGTTCCATGGAGACCACCCTGCACGGGGACCCCGGTTTTGGAAAGGGCGACCGGGTCTGGGTGAACAAATGGATTTACGGCATCCGGGTGCCCTTCATGAACAAACGCCTCTATTACGGCAAGGCCCCCGAGCGCTGGGACATTGTCGTCTTCAAGACCGTGGAGGAGGACGCCGTCCACAAGACGCTGGTCAAGCGCATCGTGGGCATGCCGGGCGAGCGCATCCAAATCCGGGGCGGCAGGGTGTACGCAAACGGCGAGCCCCTGGAACTTCCCCCCGGCATGCCGCCGGACACCTTCTACACCACCCCCTTCGAGGGAGCCTACGGGGTCAAGCCCGCCGACGAGTATTCGCTGGTGCCCGAGGGCCATTACCTGCTGCTGGGCGACAACAGCGCCCACAGCCGCGACGGGCGCTGGTTCGGCTGGATGCCCAACGAGCATCTGGTGGGACGCGTCGCCTGCATCTGGTGGCCGCCGCCGCGCTGGCGCGATTTCACGGGTTTCTCCCAAACCCTGTGGTGGCGCTGTTCCGCCGGGCTGATTGTCCTGCTGCTGGGCCTGCGCCTCTTCATCGGACGAACCTGCCCGCTGCCCGCCGAAAAAGGGGCGCGCGGCGCCTCCGCCCTGGTCGCCTTCCTCTCCTATGGTTTCCGGCTGCCACTCACCCGGTTTTGGCTGGCACGCTGGGGGCGCCCCGTCCGGGGTGACCTGGTTCTGGCGCTGGTCCACACCGAATCCGGCCATGAGGCCGCCTTTGTCGGGCGCATTGCGGGCATGCCCGGCGAAAAAGTCTCCTTCCAGGAGGGGCGGCTGCTGGTAAACGGGCAGCCTGCGGCGCTCCCGGACGGTGTCACCGGCACGGCATGCACCTCCTCTCACCCGGAGGCGGTCTATGGCCGCTCCCGCGGGGCGGAATACTCCCAGGTGCCCGACGGACACTATTTCATTCTGTCCCCCGAGCCGGACACCGGAGACGAAGCGCCCGCCGACAGCCGTGTCTTCGGCTGGGTGCCTGAAAACGGGGTCCTGGGCCGGGTGCTCTGGCGCTGGTGGCCCCTGGGCCGTCTGGGCCGCATTTAG
- the hemW gene encoding radical SAM family heme chaperone HemW yields MFGVYVHVPYCRTRCPYCDFVSEAVSGAPPDAYTAALCREIAAFAGPDTAGSVFFGGGTPSLLPLSALERVLDALSRRFTLSPKAEITVEANPDDITPGLAAGWKTLGVNRISLGVQSLDDRALRWLGRRHDAAAARGAVEAVAAVFDNWNMDLIFGAKPADAWPETLAETVRMRPPHVAAYGLTYEEGTPFALRRGEAVEEDQSLDMYRAAEEALSGYDHYEISNFALPGRESRHNLVYWHNGEYTGFGTGAYSFVDRVRARNHPDTAAYLRAPGEKSEALALSEHEIRVETLIQHMRLRGGISGAHYAERFGGSLREHFGPALDALEKRGLVEWSGECLRPTRLGFHLNNEIGLALVGDD; encoded by the coding sequence ATGTTCGGGGTCTATGTGCATGTGCCCTACTGCCGCACCCGCTGCCCCTACTGCGATTTCGTCAGCGAGGCCGTGTCCGGCGCGCCGCCGGACGCCTACACCGCCGCGCTGTGCCGGGAAATCGCCGCCTTTGCCGGTCCGGACACGGCGGGCAGCGTGTTCTTCGGCGGGGGCACCCCCTCCCTCCTGCCGCTTTCGGCGCTGGAAAGGGTTCTGGACGCGCTGTCACGCCGTTTCACCCTGTCCCCGAAAGCGGAAATCACTGTCGAGGCCAATCCGGACGACATCACCCCCGGACTGGCGGCCGGCTGGAAAACCCTCGGCGTGAACCGGATCAGTCTGGGCGTGCAAAGCCTGGACGACCGCGCCCTGCGCTGGCTGGGCCGCCGCCATGACGCGGCCGCCGCACGCGGCGCCGTGGAGGCGGTCGCCGCCGTCTTTGACAACTGGAACATGGACCTCATCTTCGGCGCGAAACCGGCGGATGCCTGGCCGGAAACCCTCGCTGAAACCGTCCGCATGCGCCCGCCCCATGTGGCGGCCTACGGCCTGACCTATGAGGAGGGCACCCCCTTCGCCCTGCGGCGCGGCGAGGCCGTGGAGGAGGACCAGTCCCTGGACATGTACCGCGCGGCGGAGGAGGCCCTCTCCGGATACGACCACTATGAGATTTCCAATTTCGCCCTGCCGGGAAGGGAGTCCCGCCACAATCTGGTCTACTGGCATAACGGGGAGTACACCGGCTTCGGCACCGGCGCCTATTCCTTCGTGGACCGCGTCCGCGCCCGCAACCATCCGGACACCGCCGCCTATCTGCGCGCGCCCGGCGAAAAATCCGAGGCCCTCGCCCTCTCGGAGCATGAAATCAGGGTGGAAACCCTCATACAGCACATGCGCCTGCGCGGGGGGATTTCCGGCGCGCACTATGCGGAGCGTTTCGGCGGGTCCCTCCGTGAACACTTCGGCCCGGCGCTGGACGCGCTGGAAAAGCGCGGGCTCGTGGAATGGTCCGGGGAATGCCTGCGGCCCACCCGCCTGGGATTCCACCTGAACAATGAAATCGGCCTGGCGCTGGTGGGGGACGACTGA
- a CDS encoding leucyl/phenylalanyl-tRNA--protein transferase has protein sequence MPVFRLRLDFMEFPPVTLSEPDGLLAVGGDLSVKRLLLAYRSGVFPWYDENAPICWWAPDPRMLFMPGGVHVSRSLLRVLRSGRFRLTADAAFGRVVQCCAETPRGGQNGTWILPEMARAYGRLFSEGHAHSVECWEGDTLAGGLYGVAIGGCFFGESMFHHRTDAGKAALAALSVHCELWGYGFIDAQMPTPHLKRMGGLEISRLAYMKLLRDGLRKQGKPGPWTLEPGWVDRLEKVREA, from the coding sequence ATGCCCGTGTTCCGGCTGCGCCTGGATTTCATGGAGTTCCCCCCCGTGACCCTTTCAGAGCCGGACGGCCTGCTGGCCGTGGGCGGCGACCTCAGTGTGAAACGCCTTCTCCTGGCCTACCGCAGCGGCGTGTTCCCCTGGTACGACGAAAATGCGCCCATCTGCTGGTGGGCGCCCGACCCGCGCATGCTGTTCATGCCGGGGGGGGTCCACGTCAGCCGCAGCCTGCTGCGCGTCCTGCGCTCCGGCCGTTTCCGCCTCACGGCGGACGCCGCATTCGGACGGGTGGTCCAATGCTGCGCCGAAACGCCCCGGGGGGGCCAAAACGGCACCTGGATACTCCCCGAAATGGCGCGGGCCTACGGGCGCCTGTTCTCGGAGGGCCACGCCCACTCCGTCGAATGCTGGGAGGGGGACACCCTCGCGGGCGGGCTGTACGGGGTCGCCATCGGGGGTTGTTTCTTCGGAGAGTCCATGTTCCATCACCGCACCGACGCGGGCAAGGCCGCCCTGGCCGCGCTCTCGGTCCACTGTGAACTATGGGGGTACGGGTTCATTGACGCGCAGATGCCCACCCCCCACCTCAAACGGATGGGCGGGCTGGAGATATCCCGCCTGGCGTACATGAAACTGCTTCGGGACGGTCTCAGAAAACAGGGGAAACCGGGTCCGTGGACCCTCGAGCCCGGCTGGGTGGACCGTTTGGAGAAAGTCAGGGAAGCGTGA
- a CDS encoding tetratricopeptide repeat protein, with amino-acid sequence MTTKNCPNCKAAVQPGDIICVACGTNLLTGQIVLKPGGEPPKRVGRRARRSLLWGGAAVLIAAALVGLGAGAAWLLRDPVETARKMAVSGNSLDALALLQKHVERRPEDRNARLLQGKLYWQANQPDRAAEALEAAYRQQEEDVTPALMAVAAAAKLGGQEGPKRQAALLRDVVRRHPDSQRAWHLLALALGAMGLHADQAAAIKDAGQAGAASGTSMGALSGVSRGLEGDLEGAEKSLRTLTAAAPDNGDAAAALGFVLSLQGREDEAAGALEGALERNTTVSGQVRLRLGLAELRRGNYERAISLLGPARTELPDDPRAPFFHALALQNAGLAEEALTEFERLSTASGPYAGQAALQMATLYLKMDSLDRAGASIRRATELGLSSARMLTLQGRVHALQGNNGEAEESYRRAMQAEPDYPAAHLEMGLLQVSRNALPEGIRELERYVELARAAGGGGRVNEIEVLVSQLRQTMQAS; translated from the coding sequence GTGACAACAAAAAACTGCCCGAACTGCAAGGCGGCAGTCCAGCCGGGGGACATTATCTGCGTGGCTTGCGGCACAAACCTGCTGACGGGCCAGATTGTGCTGAAACCCGGCGGGGAGCCGCCCAAGCGTGTGGGGAGGAGGGCGCGGCGCTCACTGTTGTGGGGGGGCGCGGCCGTTCTGATTGCGGCGGCGCTGGTGGGGCTGGGCGCCGGGGCGGCCTGGCTGCTGCGCGACCCCGTAGAGACGGCGCGGAAAATGGCGGTGTCCGGTAACAGCCTTGACGCCCTCGCGTTGTTGCAGAAGCATGTGGAGCGCCGCCCGGAAGACCGGAATGCGCGGCTGCTCCAGGGCAAACTGTACTGGCAGGCCAACCAGCCCGACCGGGCGGCGGAGGCGTTGGAGGCGGCATACCGGCAGCAGGAGGAGGATGTCACCCCGGCGCTGATGGCGGTGGCGGCTGCGGCCAAACTGGGCGGACAGGAGGGCCCGAAACGCCAGGCGGCGCTGCTGCGCGACGTGGTTCGGCGGCATCCGGACAGCCAGCGGGCATGGCATCTGCTGGCGCTGGCGCTTGGCGCCATGGGCCTGCATGCGGACCAGGCCGCGGCCATCAAGGACGCGGGGCAGGCCGGCGCCGCCTCGGGCACGTCCATGGGCGCGCTTTCTGGCGTGTCCCGCGGGCTCGAGGGGGACCTGGAGGGCGCGGAGAAATCGCTTCGGACTCTGACGGCGGCGGCTCCGGACAACGGTGACGCGGCGGCGGCGCTGGGTTTTGTGCTGAGTCTTCAGGGCCGCGAGGACGAGGCGGCGGGCGCGCTGGAAGGCGCGCTGGAGCGCAATACGACGGTTTCGGGCCAGGTCCGGCTCCGGCTGGGACTGGCGGAGCTCCGCCGGGGGAATTATGAGCGGGCGATTTCGCTGCTCGGCCCCGCCAGGACGGAGCTTCCAGACGACCCGCGCGCGCCTTTTTTCCATGCGCTTGCCTTGCAGAATGCCGGGCTTGCGGAGGAGGCGCTGACGGAGTTTGAGCGGCTTTCAACGGCCTCCGGCCCGTATGCGGGGCAGGCGGCGCTTCAGATGGCCACTCTTTATCTCAAAATGGACAGTTTGGACCGGGCGGGCGCGTCCATACGCCGCGCCACGGAACTGGGGCTTTCCTCGGCCCGGATGCTGACGCTCCAGGGACGGGTGCACGCCCTTCAGGGGAACAACGGGGAGGCGGAGGAGTCGTACCGGCGGGCCATGCAGGCGGAGCCGGACTATCCGGCGGCGCATCTCGAGATGGGCCTGCTTCAGGTGAGCCGGAACGCGCTTCCCGAGGGCATCCGCGAACTGGAGCGGTATGTGGAACTGGCCCGCGCGGCGGGCGGCGGGGGCCGGGTGAATGAAATCGAGGTGCTGGTGAGCCAGTTGCGGCAGACCATGCAGGCATCCTGA
- a CDS encoding Gfo/Idh/MocA family oxidoreductase, whose product MGDMNRRAFIGAAAGAAAGVAVIGRARAEDAPVRLGIIGTGNRGKSLLGTLLNIPGTAVPAVCDINPEAAAQAAEMLQKKGRPAPEAYTAGETDYKRLLERDDLDAVLIATPWNWHTPMAVDAMKAGKYAGVEVPAALTVEECWALVNTCEETKVPCMMLENWSFRQDNLAVLNMKRQGLFGDIVHCHCAHSHDCIDHWFFGPDGKERWGTAFLENRNCDQYPTHSQGPVLSWLDINCGDNYATLSSTATEQFGITAYFTRKFGPDHPNAKRKFKQGDIVTSVVRTHGGRTIVINYDMQLPRPYDNRWALQGTLGIYNEQRNAVYLEGRSPKYHEWEPFTPYQDEFDHAWWREMRESAANDGHGGTDYLELSLFVKAVREKTNTPIDVYDSATMSSVVGLSEESIAKGGQPVECPDFTRGAWKTRKPTFGVTL is encoded by the coding sequence ATGGGTGACATGAACAGGCGGGCGTTCATTGGCGCGGCGGCGGGCGCGGCGGCGGGCGTGGCCGTCATCGGCCGGGCGCGGGCGGAGGATGCCCCCGTGCGGCTGGGCATAATCGGCACCGGGAACCGGGGTAAAAGCCTTTTGGGCACCCTGCTGAACATCCCCGGCACGGCGGTTCCCGCCGTCTGCGACATCAACCCGGAGGCTGCGGCCCAGGCCGCCGAAATGCTCCAAAAGAAGGGGCGGCCCGCCCCGGAGGCCTACACCGCCGGGGAGACGGACTACAAGCGCCTGCTCGAGCGCGACGACCTGGACGCGGTCCTCATCGCCACGCCCTGGAACTGGCACACCCCCATGGCGGTGGACGCCATGAAAGCGGGCAAGTACGCCGGGGTCGAGGTGCCCGCCGCCCTCACCGTCGAGGAGTGCTGGGCACTCGTCAACACCTGCGAGGAGACCAAGGTTCCCTGCATGATGCTCGAAAACTGGTCGTTCCGGCAGGACAACCTCGCCGTGCTGAACATGAAACGGCAGGGGCTCTTCGGGGACATCGTCCACTGCCACTGCGCCCACTCGCACGACTGCATTGACCACTGGTTCTTCGGACCCGACGGGAAGGAGCGCTGGGGAACCGCCTTCCTTGAAAACCGCAACTGCGACCAGTACCCCACGCACAGCCAGGGTCCGGTCCTGAGCTGGCTGGACATCAACTGCGGGGACAACTACGCCACCCTGTCCTCCACCGCCACGGAACAGTTCGGCATCACCGCCTACTTCACCCGCAAGTTCGGCCCGGACCACCCCAACGCAAAACGGAAGTTCAAGCAGGGCGACATCGTCACCAGTGTGGTGCGCACCCACGGCGGCCGGACCATCGTCATCAACTACGACATGCAGCTTCCCCGCCCCTATGACAACCGCTGGGCGCTCCAGGGCACTCTGGGCATTTACAACGAGCAGCGGAACGCCGTCTATCTCGAGGGACGCAGCCCGAAATACCACGAGTGGGAACCTTTCACGCCCTACCAGGACGAGTTCGACCACGCCTGGTGGCGCGAAATGCGCGAGTCCGCCGCCAACGACGGACACGGCGGCACGGACTATCTGGAACTGAGCCTCTTTGTGAAGGCCGTTCGCGAAAAGACAAACACCCCCATTGACGTGTACGACTCCGCCACCATGAGTTCCGTGGTCGGCCTCTCTGAGGAGAGTATCGCCAAGGGCGGCCAGCCCGTGGAATGCCCGGACTTCACCCGGGGCGCGTGGAAAACCCGCAAGCCAACCTTCGGCGTCACGCTCTAA
- a CDS encoding right-handed parallel beta-helix repeat-containing protein → MSKFGPVFFCIALLAAVFMAGWCHAESVIYVAPDGGDGAEGGVDAPLATLEAALAKARTLRADGAEGPVRIVLRGGLYGVTAPVTLTAADSGTEESPLFIEAYPEETPVIHGGARVTGWRVEEGRWVAEIPAGLPEDADLSALWVNGRRATAARTPNATNPAGDFPEDKDFFYTDGPVMVKDAEGKETKSNQAFVYREGELQPWAGLDEAVVVVFHSWETSLHRVEALDTETRTIRFKKAAAWPFANWRGDQWYFVENLLEGLDQPGEWCLSRKAGKIYYLPMPGESPETAEAWVPVAKQLLVVPEGAGPVAHVALRGIHFQYTGWGVGPEGHSDSQAAFSVPAALDLFAARNWVIEDCMVAHVGTYGVWFHQGCQDNLMTRCEITDLGAGGVRIGEGKSPEREEDVAQRNTVDNCFIHDAGRMYRGAVGVWIGRSSYNRVTHNEICDIRYTGVSVGWSWGYAESSANNNLIENNHIHHIAKGQLSDTGGIYTLGLSPGTVLRGNFIHDVLSNPKVSGGWGLYTDEGSTDILLENNIVFNTQTGGFHQHYGKENRVVNNIFAFSHVDQLVRSREEEHISFFFERNIVIYNNGRLLGSTWKNGNFRMANNCYWNLSGEAPDFAGMSLEEWQAAGHDEGSIVADPQFADIEARDFSLPEDSPVMELGFEPLDPFDAGLYGPGAWTDKPGSIVRPARPLPAAK, encoded by the coding sequence ATGAGCAAGTTTGGACCGGTCTTTTTCTGCATCGCGTTGCTGGCCGCCGTATTTATGGCGGGATGGTGCCATGCGGAAAGCGTGATTTATGTCGCGCCGGACGGCGGTGACGGCGCTGAGGGCGGTGTTGACGCGCCGCTGGCCACGCTGGAGGCGGCGCTGGCGAAGGCGCGGACCCTGCGCGCGGACGGTGCGGAGGGGCCGGTGCGGATTGTGCTTCGCGGCGGCCTGTACGGGGTGACGGCGCCGGTCACGCTGACGGCGGCGGATTCGGGCACGGAGGAGTCGCCCCTGTTCATCGAGGCGTATCCCGAGGAGACGCCGGTGATTCACGGCGGGGCGCGTGTGACGGGGTGGCGGGTGGAGGAGGGGCGCTGGGTGGCGGAGATTCCGGCAGGGCTGCCGGAGGACGCGGACTTGTCGGCGCTGTGGGTGAACGGGCGGCGTGCCACGGCGGCGCGCACGCCGAACGCGACAAACCCGGCGGGTGATTTTCCGGAGGACAAGGATTTCTTCTACACGGACGGTCCGGTGATGGTGAAGGATGCCGAGGGAAAGGAGACGAAGAGCAACCAGGCCTTTGTGTACCGCGAAGGGGAACTGCAACCCTGGGCGGGGTTGGACGAGGCGGTGGTGGTGGTATTCCACTCGTGGGAAACCTCGCTGCACCGGGTCGAGGCGTTGGACACGGAGACCCGCACGATCCGTTTCAAGAAGGCGGCGGCATGGCCTTTCGCCAATTGGCGGGGCGACCAGTGGTATTTCGTGGAGAATTTGCTGGAGGGCCTCGACCAGCCGGGGGAATGGTGCCTGAGCCGGAAGGCGGGCAAGATTTACTATTTGCCCATGCCGGGGGAAAGCCCGGAGACGGCTGAGGCGTGGGTCCCCGTGGCGAAACAGTTGCTGGTGGTTCCCGAGGGCGCGGGGCCTGTGGCGCATGTGGCCCTGCGGGGGATTCATTTCCAGTACACCGGCTGGGGCGTTGGTCCGGAGGGCCACAGCGACAGCCAGGCGGCGTTCAGCGTGCCCGCCGCGCTGGACCTCTTCGCGGCGCGGAACTGGGTTATCGAGGACTGCATGGTGGCGCATGTGGGCACCTACGGGGTGTGGTTCCACCAGGGCTGTCAGGACAACCTGATGACCCGGTGCGAGATCACCGACCTGGGTGCCGGGGGCGTGCGCATCGGCGAGGGGAAGAGCCCGGAACGGGAAGAGGACGTGGCGCAGCGGAACACGGTGGACAACTGTTTCATCCACGACGCGGGGCGGATGTACCGTGGCGCGGTGGGTGTTTGGATTGGGCGCAGCTCTTACAACCGTGTGACGCACAACGAGATTTGCGACATTCGGTACACGGGGGTTTCCGTGGGCTGGTCCTGGGGTTACGCGGAAAGTTCCGCGAACAACAACCTCATTGAGAACAACCATATCCACCACATTGCCAAGGGGCAGTTGAGCGACACGGGCGGCATCTACACCCTGGGCCTCTCGCCGGGCACAGTGCTGCGGGGGAATTTTATCCACGACGTGTTGTCCAACCCCAAGGTGTCCGGCGGCTGGGGCCTGTACACCGACGAGGGCAGCACGGACATCCTGCTGGAGAACAACATCGTGTTCAACACGCAGACGGGGGGGTTCCACCAGCACTACGGCAAAGAGAACCGGGTGGTCAACAACATTTTCGCCTTCTCGCATGTGGACCAGTTGGTTCGCTCGCGCGAGGAGGAGCATATCTCGTTCTTCTTTGAGCGGAATATCGTGATTTACAACAACGGGCGGCTGCTGGGGAGCACCTGGAAAAACGGCAATTTCCGGATGGCCAACAACTGCTACTGGAACCTGTCGGGGGAGGCGCCGGACTTTGCGGGCATGAGCCTGGAGGAGTGGCAGGCGGCGGGCCACGACGAGGGGAGCATTGTGGCGGACCCGCAGTTCGCGGACATTGAGGCACGGGACTTCTCCCTGCCGGAGGATTCCCCGGTGATGGAACTGGGTTTCGAGCCGCTGGACCCCTTTGACGCGGGGCTGTACGGTCCGGGAGCGTGGACGGACAAGCCCGGAAGCATTGTGCGGCCTGCGCGGCCCCTGCCCGCTGCGAAATAA
- the aroF gene encoding 3-deoxy-7-phosphoheptulonate synthase, protein MIIVMASSKKEDVAHVVHKVEELGYKAHVIVGVERTVVAAVGDERGKERLTSLEALPHVERVFPILKPFKLAGREVKAEPTVVSCGNAKFGGGFFSVAAGPCSVESAGQIMESANIVKAAGAAMLRGGAFKPRTSPYSFQGMELEGLKVMWAAGQATGLPIVTEAVTPEQVAVVAQFADMIQIGARNMQNYGLLRAAGKANKPVLLKRGMMSTINEFLMSAEYIMAEGNPNVILCERGIRTFETETRNTLDIQAVPVIKQLSHLPIIIDPSHAAGRWELVLPMACAAVAAGADGLIIEMHPNPAEAMSDGQQSLKPDRFAALMDAIKPLLGVTGKTLCTTEPATP, encoded by the coding sequence ATGATCATCGTCATGGCGTCCTCGAAAAAAGAGGATGTGGCCCATGTGGTGCACAAGGTCGAGGAGCTCGGATACAAGGCCCATGTCATTGTGGGCGTCGAGCGCACCGTCGTGGCCGCCGTGGGCGACGAGCGCGGCAAGGAGCGCCTGACCTCCCTCGAGGCCCTGCCCCATGTCGAGCGCGTGTTCCCCATTCTCAAGCCCTTCAAACTGGCGGGCCGCGAGGTGAAGGCGGAGCCGACCGTGGTCTCCTGCGGAAACGCCAAATTTGGCGGCGGCTTCTTCTCCGTGGCCGCCGGACCCTGCTCTGTCGAGTCCGCAGGGCAGATCATGGAGTCCGCCAACATCGTGAAGGCCGCCGGCGCCGCCATGCTGCGCGGCGGCGCCTTCAAGCCGCGCACCTCCCCCTACAGTTTCCAGGGCATGGAGCTCGAGGGGCTCAAGGTGATGTGGGCCGCAGGCCAGGCAACAGGCCTGCCCATTGTGACCGAGGCCGTCACCCCCGAACAGGTCGCCGTGGTCGCGCAGTTTGCCGACATGATCCAGATCGGCGCGCGGAACATGCAGAACTACGGACTGCTCCGCGCCGCGGGCAAGGCGAACAAGCCCGTCCTCCTCAAACGCGGCATGATGTCCACCATCAACGAGTTCCTCATGTCCGCCGAGTACATCATGGCCGAGGGCAACCCCAACGTGATCCTCTGCGAGCGGGGCATCCGCACCTTCGAGACCGAGACGCGCAACACCCTGGACATCCAGGCGGTGCCCGTCATCAAGCAGTTGAGCCACCTGCCCATCATCATTGACCCCAGCCACGCGGCCGGCCGCTGGGAACTGGTCCTGCCCATGGCCTGCGCCGCCGTGGCCGCGGGCGCCGACGGCCTCATCATCGAGATGCACCCGAACCCCGCGGAGGCCATGTCCGACGGGCAGCAGTCCCTCAAACCGGACCGCTTCGCCGCGCTCATGGACGCCATCAAGCCGCTGCTCGGCGTGACGGGCAAGACCCTCTGCACCACGGAACCCGCCACGCCATGA
- the scpB gene encoding SMC-Scp complex subunit ScpB codes for MSDETPLQEELEIGADPLDPVETLGREESRQTLYALLFASDRPLGATRLAQALGDMDPDIVAMLLEELRRELDAREHLPYVLREIAGGYQLMTKPQFAPYIRRLFQIKKSNRMSKSLVETLAIIAYKQPVTRAEVEAIRGVSVSYAFDQLQEKRLIKVAGVADTPGRPKIYRTTDEFLATFGLKSIKELPSPDKLRSRD; via the coding sequence ATGAGCGACGAGACGCCCCTGCAGGAGGAACTCGAAATCGGCGCCGACCCCCTCGACCCGGTGGAGACCCTGGGCCGCGAGGAGTCACGCCAGACCCTCTACGCCCTCCTCTTCGCCAGTGACCGGCCCCTTGGCGCGACCCGCCTGGCACAGGCCCTCGGCGACATGGACCCCGACATCGTGGCCATGCTCCTCGAGGAGTTGCGGCGGGAACTGGACGCGCGCGAGCACCTGCCCTATGTGCTGCGCGAGATCGCCGGCGGCTACCAGCTCATGACCAAGCCCCAGTTCGCCCCCTACATCCGCCGCCTTTTCCAGATAAAGAAGAGCAACCGCATGTCCAAGTCCCTCGTTGAGACCCTCGCCATTATCGCCTACAAGCAGCCCGTGACACGGGCCGAGGTCGAGGCCATCCGCGGCGTCAGCGTCTCCTACGCCTTCGACCAGCTCCAGGAAAAACGCCTCATCAAGGTCGCGGGCGTCGCCGACACGCCGGGCAGGCCCAAAATCTACCGCACCACGGACGAGTTTCTCGCCACCTTCGGGCTGAAGAGCATCAAGGAACTCCCCTCCCCGGACAAGCTGCGGTCGAGGGACTGA